Proteins co-encoded in one Arachis hypogaea cultivar Tifrunner chromosome 11, arahy.Tifrunner.gnm2.J5K5, whole genome shotgun sequence genomic window:
- the LOC112720481 gene encoding mitogen-activated protein kinase kinase kinase 20-like: protein MDWVRGDPVGRGSFATVSLAFSKNGSADKSLVSPTAVKSCEVGASYWLKNEKHVLDRLGNTCPRIITCFGDDYTLENGRQYYNLFLEYASRGSLSDELNRRGGCIPELEVRHHVKSIVEGLIHIHNTGFAHCDIKLQNILMFENGQVKIADFGLAKETGEKQGNEKKNKCFECRGTPMFMPPELVNNGECESPADIWALGCTVIEMVTGKPAWNIAKDSNIWSLMLRIGTGEEVPCIPNEISKEGKDFLDKCFVKNPKKRWTAEMLLDHPFLASHTVSLKADFMANNYSPRSHFDFPDWVCSVPSSHEPQSNFNFDSFSAVNRIQRLATKDRVRENWPESDGWTWTSIRGN from the coding sequence ATGGATTGGGTAAGAGGAGACCCTGTTGGTCGAGGAAGCTTCGCCACGGTTAGTTTAGCGTTTTCAAAAAACGGTTCTGCTGATAAATCTTTGGTTTCTCCCACCGCCGTGAAGTCCTGCGAGGTTGGAGCCTCCTACTGGCTCAAGAACGAGAAACACGTGCTCGACCGTCTCGGCAACACGTGCCCACGAATCATCACGTGCTTTGGCGATGATTACACCTTGGAGAATGGCCGCCAATACTACAACCTCTTCCTGGAGTACGCCTCCCGAGGCAGCCTCTCGGATGAGCTTAACCGCCGCGGAGGGTGTATCCCAGAGCTCGAAGTTCGACATCACGTGAAGTCTATCGTGGAAGGCCTCATCCATATTCACAACACTGGATTCGCCCACTGCGACATAAAGCTTCAAAACATACTCATGTTCGAAAACGGTCAGGTTAAGATTGCGGATTTTGGTCTAGCGAAAGAAACAGGGGAGAAACAGGGgaatgagaagaaaaataagtgtTTCGAATGCAGGGGAACTCCTATGTTTATGCCGCCGGAATTGGTTAACAACGGCGAGTGCGAGTCTCCGGCGGATATTTGGGCCTTGGGGTGTACTGTAATAGAGATGGTAACTGGTAAGCCGGCATGGAACATTGCAAAAGATTCGAATATTTGGTCCTTGATGCTTCGAATCGGAACAGGGGAAGAAGTACCTTGTATTCCAAATGAAATTTCAAAAGAAGGGAAGGATTTCTTGGACAAGTGTTTTGTTAAAAATCCTAAGAAGAGATGGACGGCTGAAATGCTTTTGGATCATCCGTTTCTCGCTTCTCATACTGTTTCATTGAAAGCTGACTTCATGGCTAATAATTATTCGCCGCGAAGCCACTTTGATTTCCCAGACTGGGTTTGTTCTGTTCCAAGCTCTCACGAGCCAcagtcaaattttaattttgattcgtTTTCGGCCGTGAATCGAATTCAGAGGCTTGCAACAAAGGATCGAGTGCGGGAGAATTGGCCGGAATCTGATGGTTGGACTTGGACCAGTATCAGgggaaattaa